In the genome of Flavobacterium panacagri, one region contains:
- a CDS encoding murein L,D-transpeptidase catalytic domain-containing protein, which produces MIIKNCLVFPILFSVLGFSCNKENKKAIVSESNQKIETVTEKKPRVEVNYSNYYKEAQQYCKTNNLNQNKFILIDLGLHSGLKRFFVYDFKKKEVSKSYLVSHGCGDNQWGRTSSKEKPQISNEFDSHCSSVGKYVILDRGVSQWGIKVNYILQGKDKTNSNARSRAIVLHSWEAVSNSEVYPEGTPEGWGCPAVSNESMKEIDELLKTNKKVLMWVIKS; this is translated from the coding sequence ATGATAATTAAGAATTGTTTAGTTTTTCCGATACTATTTTCTGTTTTAGGGTTTTCTTGTAATAAAGAAAATAAAAAAGCAATAGTATCTGAAAGCAATCAAAAAATAGAAACAGTAACAGAAAAGAAACCTCGAGTCGAAGTCAACTATAGCAATTATTATAAAGAAGCACAACAATACTGCAAAACAAACAATCTCAATCAAAACAAATTTATATTGATTGATTTAGGACTGCATTCTGGATTAAAACGCTTTTTTGTTTACGATTTTAAAAAGAAAGAAGTTTCAAAATCCTATTTAGTAAGTCATGGCTGTGGCGATAATCAATGGGGAAGGACTTCTTCAAAAGAGAAACCGCAAATAAGTAACGAATTTGATTCGCATTGTTCTTCGGTTGGGAAATATGTGATTTTGGATCGAGGTGTAAGTCAGTGGGGAATCAAAGTGAATTATATTTTGCAGGGAAAAGACAAAACCAATTCCAATGCCCGAAGCCGTGCCATCGTTTTACATTCTTGGGAAGCTGTTTCGAATAGTGAAGTTTATCCCGAAGGAACACCAGAAGGCTGGGGCTGTCCAGCAGTTTCCAACGAAAGCATGAAAGAAATTGACGAGCTTTTGAAAACAAATAAAAAAGTTTTAATGTGGGTTATTAAGTCCTAG
- a CDS encoding GlxA family transcriptional regulator has product MSNKLGLIVPHDYKLLSIAAILEVFETANKLSPAAEKPFEIMIFQSKEQPDQGNLFGYESHSIETSDISLDLILIPAFTTDNMSEMIKKNRNFIPWLQKQHRAGAELASFCTGAFLFAASGLLNEKLATTHVDACSAFTKAFPMVKLKPDETLTADGSLYTSGGSTSTFHLLILLIQKFCGNEMAVKIAKIFSIDLNRYKQSYFSTFRPNHLHNDTLVAMLQQKIESQYHTIEKLEEITKDIPTSARNMTRRFKQVTGIPPIEYLQNIRVESSKKYLEQTQLSISEIIEKTGYNDPKAFRKVFFKMVGMKPIEYREKFRVQ; this is encoded by the coding sequence ATGAGCAATAAACTAGGATTAATCGTACCTCACGACTATAAATTGCTAAGCATTGCAGCCATCTTGGAAGTATTTGAAACAGCAAACAAATTGAGTCCCGCAGCCGAAAAACCATTCGAAATCATGATTTTTCAATCCAAAGAGCAACCCGATCAGGGAAATTTATTTGGATACGAAAGCCATTCTATTGAAACTTCAGACATTAGCTTAGACCTCATTTTGATTCCAGCCTTTACAACCGACAATATGAGCGAAATGATAAAGAAGAACCGAAACTTCATTCCATGGTTGCAAAAACAGCATCGAGCTGGAGCAGAATTAGCAAGTTTTTGTACAGGAGCATTTTTGTTTGCCGCTTCTGGTTTATTAAACGAAAAACTGGCAACTACGCACGTCGATGCCTGCAGTGCTTTTACAAAAGCATTTCCAATGGTAAAACTCAAACCAGACGAAACCTTAACTGCCGACGGTAGTCTATACACAAGCGGTGGTTCAACCTCAACTTTTCATTTATTGATTCTTTTGATTCAGAAATTTTGTGGTAACGAAATGGCCGTCAAAATTGCCAAGATATTTTCTATCGATTTAAATCGTTACAAACAGAGTTATTTCAGCACTTTTAGACCCAATCATTTGCACAATGACACTTTGGTGGCCATGTTACAGCAAAAAATAGAAAGTCAGTATCACACTATCGAAAAACTGGAAGAAATTACCAAAGATATTCCAACCAGTGCCAGAAACATGACTCGTCGTTTTAAACAAGTTACGGGAATTCCGCCAATTGAATATCTACAGAATATAAGAGTCGAAAGCTCTAAAAAATACCTGGAACAGACACAGCTTTCAATTTCAGAAATTATCGAAAAAACGGGTTACAACGATCCAAAAGCTTTTAGAAAAGTATTTTTTAAAATGGTCGGTATGAAACCTATTGAATATCGAGAGAAATTTAGAGTGCAGTAA
- a CDS encoding VOC family protein — MKTKIFLNLAVKDLNKAVAFYNELGFPTNRQFTNEKGACIVIDENIFVMLLVEEFYKTFTKKELCDPTKSSEALVAISVDSREQVDAMMEKAIKAGGTDYMQSQDYGWMYQKTFLDIDGHHWEVFYMDESQIPNEM; from the coding sequence ATGAAAACAAAAATCTTCTTAAATCTTGCCGTAAAAGATTTAAACAAGGCAGTAGCTTTTTATAATGAACTTGGTTTTCCGACCAATCGACAATTCACAAATGAAAAGGGAGCTTGCATTGTTATTGACGAAAATATATTTGTAATGCTTTTGGTAGAGGAGTTTTATAAAACTTTTACCAAGAAGGAACTTTGTGATCCTACAAAATCCAGTGAAGCTCTTGTTGCTATTTCTGTAGATTCACGTGAACAGGTAGATGCAATGATGGAGAAAGCAATTAAAGCGGGTGGAACAGATTATATGCAGTCGCAAGATTATGGATGGATGTATCAAAAAACATTTTTGGATATAGACGGACATCATTGGGAAGTCTTTTATATGGATGAAAGTCAGATTCCAAATGAGATGTAG
- a CDS encoding SRPBCC family protein, with the protein MITIKNTVNASLDKVWNFWNTPEHITKWSFASPDWHTPYAEADLREGGKFKSTMAAKDGSMSFDFGGEFTLVKPNEALSYVMGDGRKVEITFTETADGVEIVERFDPESQNPEEMQRAGWQAILDNFKNYAESN; encoded by the coding sequence ATGATAACAATAAAAAATACCGTTAATGCATCTCTTGATAAAGTGTGGAATTTTTGGAACACACCAGAACATATTACAAAATGGAGCTTTGCTTCTCCTGATTGGCACACACCTTATGCAGAAGCGGATTTGAGAGAAGGAGGAAAATTCAAATCTACGATGGCTGCAAAGGACGGAAGCATGAGTTTCGATTTTGGAGGAGAATTTACTTTGGTTAAACCAAATGAAGCGCTTTCGTATGTGATGGGAGACGGAAGAAAGGTCGAAATTACTTTTACCGAAACAGCAGACGGAGTTGAAATTGTTGAAAGATTTGATCCAGAATCACAAAACCCTGAAGAAATGCAACGCGCTGGCTGGCAGGCTATTTTGGATAATTTTAAAAATTATGCAGAAAGCAATTGA
- a CDS encoding VOC family protein produces MTKQIWLNLPVKDVAKAKDFFWKIGFSFNEQHDTPSSTCMVVGENNFVVMLFEEMLFSSFSQNGVVDTKSGSEVLISIDAESREEVDELAKKAAEAGGTVFAPPAESQGWMYGCGFADLDGHRWNVLFMDFSKLPN; encoded by the coding sequence ATGACAAAACAAATATGGTTAAACCTGCCTGTGAAGGATGTAGCAAAAGCGAAAGATTTTTTCTGGAAAATTGGATTTTCGTTTAATGAACAACACGATACGCCAAGTTCGACTTGTATGGTTGTGGGCGAAAATAATTTTGTAGTAATGCTTTTTGAAGAAATGTTGTTTTCTAGTTTTTCTCAAAATGGAGTTGTTGATACGAAATCTGGTTCAGAAGTTTTGATTTCGATTGATGCAGAAAGCAGGGAAGAAGTAGATGAACTTGCTAAAAAAGCAGCAGAAGCCGGCGGAACTGTTTTTGCTCCTCCAGCAGAAAGTCAAGGCTGGATGTACGGCTGTGGTTTTGCCGATTTAGATGGTCATCGCTGGAATGTTTTATTTATGGACTTTAGTAAATTACCAAATTGA
- a CDS encoding SRPBCC domain-containing protein has product MEKLIFNIDIKASKEKIWKVLWDDETYRKWTSAFCEGSYAESTWNEGDKIYFLGPGGAGMNSVIEAKIQNEYMAFKHLGEVKDFKEVPPNEETEKWSGSMETYRLDQKGDVVDLHVEVDVIEKHIDYFKEAFPKSLEIIKELSEG; this is encoded by the coding sequence ATGGAAAAATTAATATTTAATATCGATATAAAGGCTTCTAAAGAAAAAATTTGGAAGGTCTTATGGGATGACGAAACGTACAGAAAATGGACAAGTGCATTTTGTGAAGGAAGTTACGCTGAATCGACTTGGAACGAAGGAGATAAAATCTATTTTTTAGGACCAGGTGGAGCGGGGATGAATAGTGTGATTGAAGCTAAAATTCAAAATGAATATATGGCTTTTAAACACCTTGGTGAGGTTAAAGATTTTAAAGAAGTTCCTCCGAATGAAGAAACAGAAAAATGGAGTGGCTCTATGGAAACCTATAGACTGGATCAAAAAGGAGATGTAGTAGATCTTCATGTCGAGGTTGATGTAATCGAAAAACACATAGATTATTTCAAAGAAGCTTTTCCGAAGAGCTTAGAAATTATCAAAGAGTTGTCTGAAGGGTGA
- a CDS encoding VOC family protein, whose translation MAAINPYLMFNGTCEAAFLFYKSVFGGDFPYIGKYKDAPAEEGEVLSEEALNRIMHVSLPIGNTILMGSDSHPRYGDVGFGDNFSISINTESREEADKIFSGLSVGGKVEMAMDDTFWGSYFGMFKDKFGVNWMVSFDKNPPVGEF comes from the coding sequence ATGGCAGCAATAAATCCATATTTAATGTTTAACGGAACTTGCGAAGCAGCGTTCCTATTTTATAAATCAGTATTTGGGGGAGATTTTCCATATATAGGAAAATATAAAGATGCTCCAGCAGAAGAAGGCGAAGTACTTTCAGAAGAAGCTTTGAATAGAATTATGCATGTTTCGCTTCCAATTGGAAATACAATTTTAATGGGAAGCGACAGTCATCCAAGATATGGCGATGTAGGTTTTGGGGATAATTTTTCTATTTCAATCAATACAGAAAGCAGAGAAGAGGCAGATAAAATCTTCAGTGGACTTTCGGTTGGAGGAAAAGTAGAAATGGCAATGGACGACACTTTCTGGGGATCTTATTTTGGAATGTTTAAAGACAAATTCGGAGTAAACTGGATGGTAAGTTTTGATAAAAATCCGCCAGTAGGAGAATTTTAA
- the serB gene encoding phosphoserine phosphatase SerB: MATEDKEIILLKVSGHDKIGVTAGLTAVLAAYDANILDIGQADIHDTLSLGILFEIAAGSSSAPVLKDLLFKAYELEIKVKFIPISIDDYEKWVKSQSKQRYIINILGEKLAASQLAAVTKIMSDQNLNIDSIIRLTGRTSIVEKEQYPRSCIQLSVTGEIVNKIIMTASFMEISRTLNVDISFQEDNIYRRNRRLVCFDMDSTLIQTEVIDELAELNGVGDQVRAITESAMNGEIDFNESFKKRMALLEGLSEEVLQKVAVNLPITQGAHRLMKALKYYGYKTAILSGGFTYFGEYLQKELGIDYVHANQLEIKDGKLTGKYIGDIVDGQKKAEHLRAIAEKEGIHINQTIAVGDGANDLPMLNLAGLGIAFHAKPKVKESASTSISSLGLDGVLYLLGYHDRYIDMM; this comes from the coding sequence ATGGCGACAGAAGATAAAGAGATAATTTTATTAAAAGTTTCTGGACACGATAAAATTGGAGTTACAGCAGGTTTAACAGCTGTATTGGCGGCGTATGATGCAAATATTTTGGATATTGGCCAAGCCGATATTCACGATACACTTTCTTTAGGGATTTTATTCGAAATTGCGGCAGGATCTTCGTCTGCACCAGTTTTAAAAGATCTTTTGTTCAAAGCCTACGAACTGGAAATTAAAGTCAAATTTATTCCAATTTCTATTGATGACTATGAAAAGTGGGTAAAATCACAATCGAAACAGCGTTATATTATCAATATTTTGGGCGAAAAACTCGCTGCTTCACAATTGGCTGCTGTTACCAAAATTATGTCAGATCAAAACCTGAATATTGATTCGATTATCCGATTAACAGGAAGAACTTCTATTGTCGAAAAAGAGCAATATCCGCGCTCTTGTATTCAATTGTCTGTAACAGGCGAAATTGTAAATAAGATTATCATGACAGCAAGTTTTATGGAAATTTCCAGAACACTTAATGTCGATATTTCATTCCAGGAAGATAATATCTACAGAAGAAACCGCCGTTTGGTTTGCTTCGATATGGATTCAACTTTAATCCAAACCGAAGTAATCGATGAATTGGCAGAATTGAACGGAGTAGGCGATCAGGTAAGAGCAATTACAGAATCGGCTATGAATGGAGAAATTGATTTCAACGAAAGTTTCAAAAAACGTATGGCTTTGCTGGAAGGTTTGAGCGAAGAAGTATTGCAAAAAGTGGCGGTTAATTTACCAATCACTCAAGGAGCACATCGTTTAATGAAAGCCTTAAAATATTACGGTTATAAAACAGCCATTCTTTCGGGAGGATTTACTTATTTCGGAGAATACCTGCAGAAAGAATTAGGAATAGATTACGTTCATGCGAATCAATTGGAAATAAAAGACGGAAAATTAACCGGTAAATATATCGGCGATATCGTTGATGGACAAAAGAAAGCAGAGCATCTTAGAGCAATTGCCGAAAAAGAAGGAATCCACATCAACCAAACCATTGCAGTTGGAGACGGAGCAAACGATTTACCAATGCTAAACTTAGCGGGTCTGGGAATTGCTTTCCACGCCAAACCAAAAGTAAAAGAAAGCGCCTCAACCTCAATCTCAAGTTTAGGATTGGATGGTGTTTTATATCTTTTAGGATACCACGATAGATATATTGATATGATGTAA
- a CDS encoding redox-active disulfide protein 2: MKKKFNEMTSEELIKTQKSLKTVTYLFGVILLLLFGLNIFLIANKGFSASNVIPIALLPIFILNMNTLKEIKKELESREQQS; encoded by the coding sequence ATGAAAAAGAAGTTCAACGAAATGACTAGTGAAGAACTAATCAAAACACAGAAATCATTAAAAACAGTGACCTATTTATTTGGTGTCATTTTACTTCTTTTGTTTGGACTTAACATCTTTCTTATTGCCAATAAAGGTTTCAGTGCCTCCAATGTGATTCCGATTGCACTGCTTCCTATTTTTATTTTAAATATGAATACTTTGAAGGAAATTAAGAAGGAATTGGAATCTAGAGAACAGCAATCCTAA
- a CDS encoding GH3 auxin-responsive promoter family protein, giving the protein MPLSIINSFASWVLKQRIHQIELFLKYPNEVQEELLHNLITASENTVIGKKYEFSTISSYQTFAERVPIATYEELQPLIERTRLGEQNVFWETPIKWFAKSSGTTNAKSKFIPVSNEALEDCHYKGSKDLLCLYLNNNEDSELFLGKSLRLGGSSQIYENNNTFFGDLSAILIENMPIWAEFSSTPSSKTSLMSEWETKIAAIINETKNENVTSFAGVPSWMLVLMNKVLENTGKQSLLELWPNLEVYFHGGVSFSPYKEQYKKLLPSKDFRYYEIYNASEGFFAIQDLNNSSDLLLMLDYGIFYEFIPMDTFGTPNQKVIRLADVELNKNYAIVITTNSGLWRYLIGDTVRFTSLNPYRIRVTGRTKHHINVFGEELMVENTDQAIAKACQVTQTEVIDYTVAPIFMQDKEKGAHEWMIEFKKKPADVGLFQKVLDETLQTLNSDYEAKRYNNMTLNPLVINVARENLFYDWLKERDKLGGQHKIPRLSNQRDYLEQLKEMQPTKI; this is encoded by the coding sequence AATGAAGTTCAGGAAGAATTATTGCACAACTTAATAACAGCATCCGAAAATACGGTTATTGGAAAAAAATATGAATTTTCGACTATCAGCTCTTATCAAACCTTTGCCGAAAGAGTTCCTATTGCCACTTACGAAGAATTACAACCTCTTATCGAGCGTACTCGTTTAGGCGAACAAAACGTTTTTTGGGAGACACCTATTAAATGGTTTGCCAAATCCAGTGGTACCACAAACGCTAAGAGTAAATTTATTCCTGTTAGCAATGAAGCTTTGGAAGACTGCCACTATAAAGGCAGTAAAGATTTATTATGTCTTTATCTGAACAATAATGAAGATTCTGAATTGTTTTTAGGAAAAAGTCTTCGCTTGGGCGGAAGCTCTCAGATTTATGAAAACAACAATACGTTCTTTGGAGACTTATCGGCTATTTTGATTGAAAACATGCCAATCTGGGCCGAATTCAGCAGTACGCCGAGCAGTAAAACTTCTTTGATGAGTGAGTGGGAAACCAAAATCGCGGCTATCATCAACGAAACTAAAAATGAAAACGTAACCAGTTTTGCGGGAGTTCCTTCCTGGATGCTGGTTTTAATGAATAAAGTTTTAGAAAATACCGGAAAACAAAGCTTATTAGAACTTTGGCCAAATCTAGAAGTTTATTTTCACGGAGGCGTGAGTTTTTCTCCATATAAAGAACAATATAAAAAATTATTGCCAAGCAAAGATTTTAGATATTACGAAATTTACAATGCTTCTGAAGGTTTCTTTGCTATTCAGGATTTGAACAATTCTAGTGATTTATTGTTGATGCTGGATTATGGAATTTTTTACGAATTTATTCCAATGGATACTTTTGGAACTCCAAATCAAAAAGTAATTCGTCTGGCAGATGTTGAATTGAATAAAAATTATGCGATTGTCATTACTACCAATTCAGGCTTGTGGCGTTATTTAATTGGTGATACGGTTCGTTTTACTTCATTGAATCCGTATCGAATTAGAGTTACGGGAAGAACCAAACATCATATCAATGTTTTTGGCGAAGAATTAATGGTCGAAAATACCGATCAGGCAATTGCAAAAGCGTGTCAGGTAACACAAACGGAAGTTATCGATTATACGGTTGCTCCTATTTTTATGCAGGACAAAGAAAAAGGCGCTCACGAATGGATGATCGAATTCAAGAAAAAACCGGCTGATGTTGGTCTTTTCCAAAAAGTTCTGGACGAAACATTACAGACTTTAAATTCTGATTACGAAGCGAAACGCTACAATAATATGACTTTGAATCCGCTGGTGATTAATGTTGCCAGAGAAAATCTTTTTTATGACTGGCTCAAAGAAAGAGATAAATTGGGAGGACAACATAAAATTCCGAGACTTTCTAACCAAAGAGATTATTTGGAACAATTGAAAGAAATGCAACCAACCAAAATATAA